The following coding sequences lie in one Seriola aureovittata isolate HTS-2021-v1 ecotype China chromosome 5, ASM2101889v1, whole genome shotgun sequence genomic window:
- the elovl7a gene encoding elongation of very long chain fatty acids protein 7a, whose product MELDNIKSSAALIYDEFIQNADSRTGNWFLMSSPIPQTIIIAAYIYFVTSLGPRIMENRKAFDLKGILIVYNFGVVALSLYMCYEFVMSGWGTGYSFHCDLVDYSDSPQAMRMAATCWLYYFSKFIEMLDTIFFVLRKKNSQVTFLHVYHHSIMPFTWWFGVRFAPGGLGTFHALLNCVVHVIMYSYYGLTAMGPNYQKYLWWKKYLTTIQLVQFVMVTSHISQYFFMKDCPYQFPIFIYIIGLYGLIFLFLFLNFWYHAYTKGKRLPKVLQAQTWAHHTNGVMNGNASHEKDE is encoded by the exons ATGGAGTTGGATAACATAAAGTCCTCAGCTGCACTCATTTATGATGAGTTCATCCAAAATGCAG ATTCACGGACGGGGAACTGGTTTCTTATGTCGTCTCCTATCCCCCAAACGATCATCATTGCCGCATACATTTACTTCGTCACATCGCTCGGGCCTCGGATAATGGAGAACCGCAAAGCCTTTGACCTCAAAGGCATTCTCATTGTCTACAACTTCGGTGTGGTCGCTCTCTCGCTCTACATGTGCTATGAG TTTGTGATGTCGGGATGGGGCACCGGATACTCTTTTCACTGTGACTTGGTCGACTACTCTGATTCACCACAGGCCATGAGG ATGGCGGCAACATGCTGGCTTTACTATTTCTCAAAGTTCATTGAGATGTTGGACACA aTCTTCTTTGTcctgaggaagaagaacagTCAGGTGACATTTCTTCATGTGTACCATCACTCCATCATGCCCTTCACCTGGTGGTTTGGTGTTCGTTTTGCTCCAG GTGGTCTGGGGACATTCCACGCCTTGCTCAACTGTGTTGTCCATGTTATCATGTACTCATACTATGGTCTGACTGCCATGGGCCCCAACTACCAGAAGTACCTGTGGTGGAAAAAATACCTCACTACCATTCAACTG GTCCAGTTTGTTATGGTAACCAGCCACATCTCCCAGTATTTCTTCATGAAGGACTGTCCCTACCAGTTCCCCATCTTTATCTACATCATTGGCCTCTACGGCCTGATTttcctgttcctcttcctcAACTTCTGGTACCACGCCTACACCAAGGGCAAGAGGCTGCCTAAAGTGCTACAGGCTCAGACATGGGCACACCACACCAACGGAGTTATGAATGGAAACGCCAGTCATGAAAAAGATGAGTGA
- the LOC130169266 gene encoding cAMP-specific 3',5'-cyclic phosphodiesterase 4D: MQKNDRSGDDSQRDSVSDDSSDSPEPGPVTCMEPFLVRRLSCRTVQLPPLAFRQAEQYYCDRKPEPDTVTVPPRPTTLPLRTPPLIAITSADTCR, encoded by the exons ATGCAAAAGAATGACCGGTCCGGGGACGACAGCCAGCGAGACAGT GTGTCAGATGATTCATCCGACTCCCCAGAGCCGGGGCCAGTCACCTGCATGGAGCCCTTCCTGGTGCGGAGGCTGTCTTGTCGGACGGTCCAGTTGCCCCCTTTGGCCTTTAGACAAGCAGAGCAGTACTACTGTGATCGCAAGCCGGAGccagacacagtcacagttcCACCACGGCCCACCACACTGCCACTACGCACCCCGCCACTCATCGCCATCACCTCCGCTGACACTTGCAGGTAG